The proteins below come from a single Cupriavidus pauculus genomic window:
- a CDS encoding efflux RND transporter permease subunit, with protein sequence MMTSLVEAAIKQRLVVCVIAIVLFFFGLRAAGKLSVDAFPDVTNVQVQIATEATGRSPEEVERFVTVPIEMAMTGLPGLEEMRSLNKAGLSLITLVFTEKTDVYFARQLVMERLIEVGGRMPSGVTPVLGPVSTGLGEVYQYTLDRADDGDKELSQEELSERRIVQDWVVRPLLRSIPGIAEINSQGGYVRQYQALVNPDRMRHYQITLQQVYQALANNNANSGGGVLPHYAEQYLIRGVGLARGVEDIQSIVMKEVNGTPVYLRDVAEVTIGHEVRQGALIKNGQTESVGGIVMMMRGGNAKEVVSRVKKRVAEINSTGMLPGKLQIVPYYDRSELVDSALWTVTKVLMEGVVLVVIILFLFLGDVRSSLIVLATLVLTPLLTFMVMNRMGLSANLMSLGGLAIAIGLMVDGSVVVVENSFERLGHAKDSGLTKTEILVGAVKEVATPVIVGVGIIILVFLPLMTLSGMEGKMFAPLAITISIALAISLFLSLTLSPVLSSYLLKGGVDHETRLIAVMKRGYLRMLHWSLTNSKKTVIGAVVGFFAAVAIVPMLGTSFIPEMKEGSIVPALDRVPNISLEESIKLEKEANKLVLSVPGVKGIVSGVGRGESPADPQGQNESTPIASLKDRDEWPDGWTQDDIQNAIREKLKAIPGVQIVMAQPISDRVDEMVSGVRSDVAVKIFGDDLDKLRELAGEVSRVAGGIKGSQDVRIERISGQQYLQIEIDRQAIARYGLNVSDIQDIIEIAIGGKRATDIFEGERRFAAAVRLPEEFRDNVQAIRNLLVSSPSGVQVPLQSVAKIEVTDGPAQISREMAKRRVVVMINVKDRDLGGFVAELQGATASKVKLPEGYYFEWGGQFQNMERAMGHLQIIVPLTIAAIFFLLFLLFNSLRYATLIILVLPFASIGGIIGLFVTGEYLSVPASVGFIALWGIAVLNGVVLVSYIRTLRESGMSLRNSVVRGATQRFRPVMMTATIALLGLVPFLFSTGPGSEVQRPLAVVVIGGLITSTLLTLVMVPVLYRWFDDQKPEPKDLSV encoded by the coding sequence ATGATGACATCCCTGGTAGAAGCCGCTATCAAGCAGCGGCTGGTGGTGTGCGTGATCGCGATCGTGCTGTTCTTCTTCGGGTTGCGCGCGGCCGGCAAGCTGTCGGTCGATGCGTTCCCGGACGTGACGAACGTGCAGGTGCAGATCGCCACCGAAGCCACCGGGCGCTCGCCCGAAGAGGTGGAGCGCTTTGTCACGGTGCCGATCGAAATGGCGATGACGGGCCTGCCCGGCCTGGAAGAGATGCGTTCGCTGAACAAGGCGGGCCTGTCGCTGATCACGCTCGTGTTCACCGAGAAGACCGACGTCTATTTTGCGCGGCAGCTCGTCATGGAGCGGCTGATCGAAGTGGGCGGGCGCATGCCGTCGGGCGTGACGCCGGTGCTCGGCCCGGTCTCGACCGGTCTTGGCGAGGTGTATCAGTACACGCTGGACCGCGCGGACGACGGCGACAAGGAACTGTCGCAGGAAGAACTCTCCGAGCGCCGGATCGTGCAGGACTGGGTGGTGCGCCCGCTGCTGCGTTCGATCCCCGGTATCGCGGAAATCAACTCGCAGGGCGGCTATGTGCGCCAGTATCAGGCGCTGGTCAATCCTGACCGCATGCGCCATTACCAGATCACGCTGCAGCAGGTGTATCAGGCCCTGGCCAACAACAACGCGAACTCGGGCGGCGGCGTGCTGCCGCACTATGCCGAGCAGTACCTGATTCGCGGCGTGGGCCTTGCGCGCGGGGTGGAGGACATCCAGAGCATCGTGATGAAGGAGGTCAACGGCACGCCGGTGTACCTGCGCGATGTGGCGGAGGTCACCATCGGGCACGAGGTCCGGCAGGGCGCGCTGATCAAGAACGGCCAGACGGAATCCGTCGGCGGCATCGTGATGATGATGCGCGGCGGCAACGCCAAGGAAGTGGTCAGCCGCGTGAAGAAACGCGTGGCGGAGATCAACAGCACCGGCATGCTGCCGGGCAAGCTGCAGATCGTGCCGTACTACGATCGAAGCGAGCTGGTGGACTCGGCGCTGTGGACCGTGACCAAGGTGCTGATGGAAGGCGTGGTGCTCGTGGTGATCATCCTGTTCCTGTTCCTCGGGGACGTGCGCTCGTCGCTGATCGTGCTGGCGACACTCGTGCTGACACCGCTGCTGACCTTCATGGTGATGAACCGGATGGGGTTGTCCGCGAACCTGATGTCATTAGGGGGGCTGGCGATCGCCATCGGCCTCATGGTGGACGGGTCCGTGGTGGTCGTGGAGAACTCGTTCGAGCGATTGGGGCACGCCAAGGATAGCGGCCTGACCAAGACGGAGATCCTCGTCGGCGCGGTCAAGGAAGTGGCCACGCCCGTGATCGTCGGCGTGGGCATCATCATCCTGGTGTTCCTGCCGCTGATGACGCTGAGCGGGATGGAAGGCAAGATGTTCGCGCCACTCGCGATCACGATCTCCATTGCGCTGGCCATCTCGCTGTTCCTGTCGCTGACGCTGTCGCCGGTGCTGTCCTCGTACCTGCTCAAGGGCGGCGTGGACCACGAGACCAGGCTCATCGCGGTGATGAAGCGCGGCTACCTGCGCATGCTGCACTGGTCGCTGACCAACAGCAAGAAGACGGTGATCGGCGCCGTGGTGGGCTTCTTTGCCGCGGTCGCGATCGTGCCGATGCTCGGTACGTCGTTCATTCCGGAGATGAAGGAAGGCTCCATCGTGCCGGCGCTGGACCGCGTGCCGAACATCTCGCTCGAAGAGTCGATCAAGCTCGAGAAGGAAGCCAACAAGCTCGTGCTGTCGGTGCCGGGCGTGAAGGGCATCGTCTCCGGCGTGGGCCGCGGCGAAAGCCCGGCCGACCCGCAGGGCCAGAACGAATCGACGCCGATCGCGAGCCTCAAGGACCGCGACGAGTGGCCCGACGGCTGGACGCAGGACGATATCCAGAACGCCATCCGCGAAAAGCTCAAGGCGATTCCCGGCGTGCAGATCGTGATGGCCCAGCCGATTTCGGACCGCGTGGACGAAATGGTCAGCGGGGTGCGTTCGGACGTGGCGGTCAAGATCTTCGGTGACGACCTCGACAAGCTGCGCGAACTCGCGGGCGAGGTGTCGCGCGTGGCCGGCGGCATCAAGGGCTCGCAGGACGTGCGTATCGAGCGGATCTCGGGCCAGCAGTACCTGCAGATCGAGATCGATCGTCAGGCGATTGCGCGCTACGGGCTCAATGTCTCGGACATCCAGGACATCATCGAGATCGCCATCGGCGGCAAGCGGGCCACGGACATCTTCGAAGGCGAACGCCGCTTCGCGGCGGCCGTGCGCCTGCCCGAGGAGTTCCGCGACAACGTGCAGGCGATTCGCAATCTGCTGGTATCGTCGCCTTCGGGCGTGCAGGTGCCGCTGCAGAGTGTGGCGAAGATCGAGGTGACCGACGGTCCGGCGCAGATCAGCCGCGAAATGGCCAAGCGCCGCGTCGTGGTGATGATCAACGTGAAGGACCGCGACCTGGGCGGCTTCGTGGCCGAACTGCAGGGCGCGACGGCCAGCAAGGTCAAGCTGCCCGAAGGCTATTACTTCGAGTGGGGCGGCCAGTTCCAGAACATGGAGCGCGCGATGGGCCACCTCCAGATCATCGTGCCGTTGACGATCGCCGCGATCTTCTTCCTGCTGTTCCTGCTGTTCAACTCGCTGCGGTATGCCACGCTGATCATTCTTGTGCTGCCGTTCGCGTCCATCGGCGGGATCATCGGGCTGTTCGTCACGGGCGAGTATCTGTCGGTGCCGGCATCGGTGGGCTTTATCGCGCTGTGGGGGATCGCGGTGTTGAATGGCGTGGTGCTGGTGTCGTATATCCGCACGCTGCGCGAGTCGGGCATGTCGCTGCGCAACAGCGTGGTGCGCGGTGCAACGCAGCGGTTCCGTCCGGTGATGATGACCGCGACGATCGCGCTGCTGGGCCTCGTGCCGTTCCTGTTCTCGACGGGGCCGGGTTCCGAGGTGCAGCGCCCGCTCGCGGTGGTGGTGATCGGCGGCCTCATCACGTCGACGCTGCTCACGCTGGTGATGGTGCCGGTGCTCTACCGCTGGTTCGACGACCAGAAGCCGGAGCCGAAGGACCTCTCGGTCTGA
- a CDS encoding NmrA family NAD(P)-binding protein, with translation MAQRKYLITGATGKTGVHTIRQLLEQGHAVRAFVHQEDERSEALRAQGAEIFVGDLLEHDDVIHAMEGVSGAYLCYPVRPGYIQATSYFADAAKRAGVEVVVEMSQISAREDSKSHAARDHWIAERVLDWSGVPTVHIRPTYFSEWLTFPWVRDPLVNEGKITLPYGDGRHAPIAAEDQARFIASVLTQPEGHIGRIYSLFGPVEMSQQEIAAEIGKVLGRTITYAPSTLEQYRAHLESYNLPEFLIQHFLATAVDYQNGIFSGVDGVIAQVTGQSPQTVADFVQSNREAFAA, from the coding sequence ATGGCACAACGCAAATATCTGATCACGGGCGCAACGGGCAAGACCGGTGTCCATACCATTCGTCAACTGCTGGAGCAGGGTCACGCGGTGCGCGCGTTCGTGCATCAGGAGGACGAGCGCAGTGAAGCGCTGCGCGCGCAGGGCGCGGAAATCTTCGTGGGCGACCTGCTCGAGCACGACGACGTGATCCACGCGATGGAGGGCGTGTCCGGGGCATATCTGTGCTATCCCGTGCGGCCCGGCTATATCCAGGCGACGTCCTACTTCGCGGATGCGGCCAAGCGCGCGGGCGTGGAGGTCGTGGTGGAGATGTCGCAGATCTCGGCGCGCGAGGACTCGAAGAGCCATGCGGCGCGCGACCACTGGATTGCCGAGCGCGTGCTCGACTGGTCGGGCGTGCCCACCGTGCATATCCGTCCGACGTATTTCTCGGAGTGGCTGACATTCCCGTGGGTGCGCGACCCGCTCGTGAACGAAGGCAAGATCACGCTGCCCTATGGGGACGGCCGCCACGCCCCGATCGCGGCGGAAGACCAGGCCCGCTTTATCGCGAGCGTGCTGACGCAGCCGGAAGGCCATATCGGCCGCATCTACTCGCTGTTCGGGCCGGTGGAAATGAGCCAGCAGGAAATCGCCGCCGAAATCGGCAAGGTCCTCGGCCGGACCATCACGTACGCACCGTCCACGCTCGAGCAGTACCGCGCGCATCTGGAGTCGTACAACCTGCCGGAATTCCTGATCCAGCATTTTCTGGCCACGGCGGTGGACTATCAGAACGGCATCTTCTCGGGCGTGGACGGCGTGATCGCCCAGGTGACCGGCCAGTCCCCGCAAACCGTGGCGGACTTCGTGCAGTCGAATCGGGAGGCGTTCGCAGCATAA
- the imuA gene encoding translesion DNA synthesis-associated protein ImuA: MPAQPYAAPPMAVELPSPLFDAPEPDAPKSDAPEPDAPDPPPEGGRVAVADLEQRYPGLWRAGQLGHLGRLPVWPTGYDALTAELPGGGWPAAAVTELLLAQDGAGELRLLMPALRAIAATGRRVGFVNPPYLPNAMGLADSLPASQLFWVRAPAGATQAARRADMLWAAEQMLRSQAFGAVMVWLSGARPEAMRRLQVLAHAGDTVVWVLRPRKALHESSPAVLRLSLSPMPGNVLSIAFHKRRGPVRDTPLLLPLAGMAHVPGRPAAPVTEKSLVHAADTLDRGASAAPVAGRAAAELA; this comes from the coding sequence ATGCCTGCGCAACCGTACGCAGCCCCGCCCATGGCGGTGGAGCTGCCGTCCCCGCTGTTTGATGCGCCCGAACCTGATGCGCCCAAATCTGATGCGCCCGAACCTGATGCGCCCGACCCGCCCCCGGAGGGCGGCCGCGTGGCCGTTGCCGATCTCGAGCAGCGCTATCCGGGTCTCTGGCGCGCTGGCCAGCTAGGCCATCTGGGCCGTCTGCCGGTATGGCCCACGGGCTATGACGCGCTCACGGCCGAGCTGCCCGGCGGCGGCTGGCCGGCCGCCGCCGTGACCGAACTGCTGCTCGCGCAGGATGGCGCGGGCGAGTTGCGCCTGCTGATGCCGGCGCTGCGCGCGATTGCCGCGACGGGGCGCCGCGTGGGGTTCGTGAATCCGCCGTACCTGCCCAACGCGATGGGACTTGCCGACAGCCTGCCGGCAAGCCAGCTGTTCTGGGTGCGGGCACCGGCCGGCGCCACGCAGGCCGCGCGCCGCGCGGACATGCTGTGGGCGGCCGAGCAGATGCTGCGCAGCCAGGCGTTCGGCGCGGTGATGGTATGGCTGTCGGGCGCGCGGCCGGAAGCGATGCGCCGGCTGCAGGTGCTGGCCCATGCGGGCGATACGGTGGTCTGGGTGCTGCGGCCGCGCAAGGCGCTGCACGAGTCGTCGCCCGCGGTGCTGCGGTTATCGCTGTCGCCGATGCCCGGCAATGTGCTGTCCATCGCGTTCCATAAACGGCGCGGGCCCGTGCGGGACACACCGCTGCTGTTGCCGCTCGCGGGCATGGCGCATGTTCCGGGCCGTCCCGCCGCCCCCGTCACTGAGAAGAGTCTTGTCCATGCTGCCGACACACTGGATCGCGGTGCATCTGCCGCGCCTGTCGCTGGACGCGCTGCGGCCGAACTGGCCTGA
- a CDS encoding efflux RND transporter periplasmic adaptor subunit has product MRPNFLYSFTAAAVMVLALTGCSKEAETEPAPAKLPPGLVQPEQNLLATLKVAPIATSPFAEMLRVAGRVDFDEQRVSRIGASVTGRVTDLYAILGQEVKAGQVLARLHSSELGAVQMSFLKAVAQSDLQSRNAERARQLFAADVIGRGELQRRESEFAIASAEMRAYRDQLRVLGMSPAAIATLAKSGSIDSYSPVYSSISGTVVERNVAQGQVVQPADALYTVADLSRVWVVAEVPEQQAALVAEGQSVDIEVPSLGNGNGAITGKLIYVGRIVNPQTRTVLVRTELDNRDGRLKPAMLASMLIASKAVEQLVVPESAVVRDGNDESVYVEMPNHQYRLTKVKLGAESDGMRVVLGGVKPGDRVVVDGAFHLDNERKRLEQG; this is encoded by the coding sequence ATGCGCCCCAATTTCCTTTATTCGTTCACGGCCGCCGCCGTCATGGTGCTTGCGCTGACCGGCTGCTCCAAGGAGGCGGAGACCGAACCGGCCCCGGCCAAGCTGCCGCCGGGTCTGGTCCAGCCCGAGCAGAACCTGCTGGCGACGCTCAAGGTCGCGCCCATCGCCACGTCCCCGTTCGCGGAGATGCTGCGCGTGGCCGGCCGCGTCGACTTCGACGAGCAGCGCGTCTCGCGCATCGGCGCGAGCGTGACCGGCCGCGTCACCGATCTCTACGCTATCCTCGGCCAGGAAGTGAAGGCCGGCCAGGTGCTCGCGCGCCTCCATAGCAGCGAACTCGGCGCCGTCCAGATGTCGTTCCTGAAGGCCGTGGCGCAGAGCGACCTCCAGTCCCGCAATGCCGAGCGTGCCCGCCAGCTGTTCGCGGCCGACGTGATCGGCCGCGGCGAACTGCAACGCCGCGAAAGCGAATTCGCCATCGCGTCCGCGGAAATGCGCGCCTATCGCGACCAGCTGCGCGTGCTGGGCATGTCGCCGGCCGCCATCGCCACGCTGGCCAAGAGCGGCAGCATCGACTCGTACTCGCCCGTGTATTCGAGCATCAGCGGCACCGTGGTCGAGCGCAATGTCGCGCAGGGCCAGGTCGTGCAGCCGGCGGACGCGCTCTACACCGTGGCCGACCTGTCGCGCGTCTGGGTCGTGGCCGAAGTGCCCGAGCAGCAGGCCGCGCTGGTCGCGGAAGGCCAGAGCGTGGATATCGAAGTCCCGTCGCTGGGCAACGGCAACGGTGCGATCACGGGCAAGCTGATCTACGTCGGCCGCATCGTGAACCCGCAGACGCGCACGGTGCTCGTGCGTACCGAGCTCGACAACCGCGACGGCCGCCTCAAGCCCGCGATGCTCGCGAGCATGCTCATCGCCAGCAAGGCCGTGGAGCAGCTGGTGGTGCCGGAGTCCGCCGTGGTGCGCGACGGTAACGACGAGTCCGTCTATGTGGAGATGCCCAACCACCAGTACCGCCTGACCAAGGTCAAGCTCGGCGCGGAAAGCGACGGCATGCGCGTGGTGCTCGGCGGCGTGAAGCCGGGCGACCGCGTGGTGGTCGATGGCGCGTTCCATCTGGACAACGAGCGCAAGCGCCTCGAACAGGGATAA
- a CDS encoding DUF1579 domain-containing protein produces the protein MQTQTTQEHTWLKKLIGNWMAEGEAKPGPDAPPQKWKMPEQVTAIGDIWVQGRSEGDMPGCGHGVMVMTLGYDPARKHFVGTFIGSMMSHLWVYEGDLSSDGRTLTLRADGPAFSPEGKVVEGKMAKYRDVIAFQDDNQRTLTSFMQGGDGEWIQIMQATYKRQ, from the coding sequence ATGCAGACGCAAACGACTCAGGAACATACCTGGCTGAAGAAGCTCATCGGCAACTGGATGGCCGAGGGCGAAGCGAAGCCGGGCCCCGATGCGCCGCCCCAGAAGTGGAAGATGCCGGAGCAGGTGACCGCCATCGGCGATATCTGGGTGCAGGGCCGCAGCGAGGGCGACATGCCGGGCTGCGGACATGGCGTCATGGTGATGACGCTTGGCTACGATCCCGCCCGCAAGCATTTCGTGGGCACGTTCATCGGCTCGATGATGAGCCATCTGTGGGTCTACGAAGGCGATCTGTCGTCCGATGGCCGCACGCTGACGCTGCGCGCCGATGGCCCCGCGTTCTCGCCGGAGGGCAAGGTCGTGGAAGGCAAGATGGCGAAGTATCGCGACGTCATTGCGTTCCAGGACGACAACCAGCGCACGCTCACGTCGTTCATGCAGGGCGGCGACGGCGAATGGATCCAGATCATGCAAGCGACATATAAACGGCAATAA
- a CDS encoding Y-family DNA polymerase: MLPTHWIAVHLPRLSLDALRPNWPEAITIAADGTTSVAFHALPVAVFEHERVVLANGPAMSLGVGHGMRRGGVQALSAEVVQLERDVQAEASLMTAVALTLLHFTPAVTIDETPDAATVMLDVTASLRLFGGHRALSRAVRARVRQLGTLAQIGTGTTAQGAAWLARQPLRRTARGKILRPARRAVQAARMHRLLDRLSVECLHNLVDPEWLDGIGCRTLAQVRRLPRTGLSRRLGPALLARLDQAYGDARAGFAWFEAPPTFSQRMELPGRIDSAEGVLAGAQRLLLALSGWLAAQQAGVTRCVLVLEHERYRLGVEVDCTSVPLALAQPSRDPVHLSRLLREKLDKVRFHAPVGGLALNVETMSTCLPRSEALFPDPAGEPAELARLLDTLTARLGRDNVLQPRPLADHRPERANRWCPIDEVPTRGTGRASGGGGGSGTSGTSGSGDRPERPLWLLEAPQPLRVERHRPLYEGPLVMLTRAERIEAGWWDGGLATRDYFIAERADGVRCWVYRERPGHPARDGDEGGEYRWFLHGLFA, encoded by the coding sequence ATGCTGCCGACACACTGGATCGCGGTGCATCTGCCGCGCCTGTCGCTGGACGCGCTGCGGCCGAACTGGCCTGAGGCGATAACCATCGCAGCAGATGGCACAACCTCCGTCGCGTTCCATGCGCTGCCGGTGGCGGTCTTCGAACACGAACGCGTGGTGCTGGCCAACGGGCCGGCCATGTCGCTCGGCGTCGGCCATGGCATGCGGCGCGGCGGCGTGCAGGCGCTCTCCGCGGAGGTGGTGCAGCTCGAGCGCGACGTGCAGGCCGAAGCCTCGCTGATGACCGCGGTTGCGCTGACGCTGCTGCATTTCACGCCCGCGGTGACCATCGACGAGACCCCCGACGCGGCCACCGTGATGCTCGACGTGACCGCAAGCCTGCGGCTGTTCGGCGGCCATCGCGCGCTGAGCCGCGCGGTGCGCGCGCGCGTGCGGCAACTGGGCACCCTCGCGCAGATCGGCACGGGCACCACCGCGCAGGGCGCCGCTTGGCTCGCGCGGCAGCCGCTGCGTCGCACCGCGCGCGGCAAGATCCTCCGCCCCGCGCGGCGCGCGGTGCAGGCCGCCCGCATGCATCGCCTGCTCGATCGCCTGTCCGTCGAGTGCCTGCACAACCTCGTCGATCCCGAATGGCTCGACGGCATCGGCTGCCGCACGCTCGCGCAGGTCCGTCGGCTGCCGCGCACGGGATTGTCGCGGCGGCTCGGCCCGGCGCTGCTCGCGCGGCTCGATCAGGCATACGGCGATGCGCGCGCGGGCTTTGCATGGTTCGAAGCGCCGCCGACGTTCTCGCAGCGCATGGAACTGCCCGGGCGCATCGACTCGGCCGAAGGCGTGCTGGCCGGCGCGCAGCGCCTGCTGCTGGCGCTGTCGGGCTGGCTCGCGGCACAGCAGGCGGGCGTCACGCGCTGCGTGCTCGTGCTCGAGCACGAACGCTACCGGCTGGGCGTGGAGGTCGATTGCACGTCGGTGCCGCTCGCCCTCGCGCAACCGAGCCGCGACCCCGTGCATCTGTCCCGGCTGCTGCGCGAGAAGCTCGACAAGGTGCGCTTCCACGCGCCCGTCGGCGGGCTCGCGCTCAATGTGGAAACGATGTCCACGTGCCTGCCGCGCAGCGAGGCGCTGTTTCCCGACCCGGCGGGCGAGCCCGCGGAACTCGCGCGCCTGCTCGATACGCTGACGGCGCGCCTCGGCCGCGACAATGTGCTGCAGCCCAGGCCGCTGGCCGACCATCGGCCCGAGCGCGCCAATCGATGGTGTCCCATCGACGAGGTGCCCACACGCGGGACCGGCCGAGCCAGTGGGGGTGGGGGGGGCAGCGGGACCAGCGGGACCAGCGGAAGTGGCGACCGCCCGGAGCGCCCGCTATGGCTGCTCGAAGCCCCGCAGCCGCTGCGCGTGGAACGCCATCGTCCGCTGTACGAGGGCCCGCTGGTCATGCTCACGCGCGCGGAGCGCATCGAGGCCGGCTGGTGGGACGGCGGCCTGGCCACGCGCGACTACTTTATCGCCGAGCGCGCCGACGGCGTGCGCTGCTGGGTGTATCGCGAGCGCCCGGGACATCCCGCGCGCGACGGGGACGAGGGCGGCGAGTACCGCTGGTTCCTGCATGGATTGTTTGCCTGA
- a CDS encoding DUF2880 domain-containing protein: protein MTLVARVLALTALLLPAAAHAVVESSLDGINYELGQRGKPEAPGAPIACMDAVKAKLPNPEAFRWTRSTTRRVAEDAYSVVGNIEFMTASGETRKGDAQCDVMRAPGNTFIVPKIRLP, encoded by the coding sequence ATGACATTGGTGGCCCGCGTGCTGGCGCTCACCGCATTGCTGCTGCCCGCGGCAGCCCATGCCGTCGTCGAGTCGTCGCTCGACGGCATCAACTACGAACTGGGCCAGCGCGGCAAGCCCGAGGCTCCCGGCGCGCCCATCGCGTGCATGGATGCGGTCAAGGCAAAGCTGCCGAATCCGGAGGCGTTCCGCTGGACGCGCAGCACCACGCGTCGCGTGGCCGAAGATGCGTACAGCGTCGTCGGCAATATCGAATTCATGACGGCGTCCGGAGAGACGCGCAAGGGCGACGCGCAGTGCGACGTCATGCGCGCGCCGGGCAATACGTTTATCGTGCCCAAGATCCGGTTGCCCTAG
- a CDS encoding auxiliary protein of the heavy metal cation-transporting efflux system HmyCBA translates to MRFVVYLLTALCLSALSFSAAANVRADAPAADAVMEAVAQSDAVVATGFFDDGDAAEQIVLPGDDPLEVEEIFVDNGPPPGYCNIWSADLLDPLDMLDEIEESSALFVLPPVPPVQFSVATYVAPSGGRAPSRPASLLRPPDALV, encoded by the coding sequence ATGCGTTTCGTCGTCTACCTGCTGACTGCCCTGTGCCTGTCCGCGCTGTCGTTCTCGGCAGCGGCGAACGTGCGCGCGGATGCACCTGCGGCGGACGCCGTCATGGAGGCGGTGGCGCAGTCCGATGCGGTCGTGGCCACCGGGTTTTTCGATGACGGCGATGCCGCCGAGCAGATCGTCCTGCCCGGCGACGACCCGCTCGAGGTCGAGGAAATCTTCGTCGATAACGGTCCGCCGCCCGGTTACTGCAATATCTGGTCCGCGGACCTGCTCGACCCGCTGGACATGCTCGACGAGATCGAGGAGTCCAGCGCGCTGTTCGTGCTGCCGCCCGTTCCTCCCGTTCAATTCTCCGTAGCCACCTACGTGGCACCTTCCGGTGGCCGGGCTCCCAGCCGGCCGGCGAGCCTGCTCAGGCCGCCTGACGCCCTCGTCTGA
- a CDS encoding TolC family protein gives MKNKITLTWAASLSLVAVSAWAQQPATTTAPAAVRTPPAYTTQSVTIFDLQQVLALAQSTNKGVDAAQAGVDAASAAITSAGAYPNPQVELMYGRLQGRQSDVPSGAAPTYAVVQKFDYPQQRSLRQEMAGRGLEASQAQRQGFRSDLAARVKTSFYQVLRRESELNSARQDLEMMRQIHSRARLRVEVGEAPRYELIKAETELLTAQKNMQTAELRVDQAKAGLRQQVGGGMPSLFDVQGTLGTSPTVPALGILHETMLSNNAELTQRRMELEKARLGVDYQRSLRWPEVSVRAQTDRQPDNKVTQVGLVMTIPLWDRRSGPVGEATAQATQAQTALEARQFELMQELDTAYRQYEITQAQVTALESGIVREAESALGVAEAAYRFGERGILDFIDAQRVLRNARNELIAAQYEMQVAAIQIEKLMSAAPGSVTGPMPSAMPTSQIPN, from the coding sequence ATGAAGAACAAGATAACGCTGACCTGGGCAGCGTCGTTGTCGCTGGTAGCCGTGTCCGCATGGGCACAGCAGCCGGCCACGACGACCGCGCCGGCCGCGGTCCGGACACCACCCGCATATACGACCCAATCGGTCACGATTTTCGATCTGCAGCAAGTGCTCGCGCTGGCGCAGTCCACCAACAAGGGCGTGGACGCCGCACAGGCCGGCGTGGATGCCGCGTCCGCGGCCATCACGTCCGCCGGCGCGTATCCGAACCCGCAGGTCGAACTGATGTACGGCCGCCTGCAGGGCCGCCAGTCCGACGTGCCGAGCGGCGCCGCGCCGACCTACGCCGTGGTGCAGAAGTTCGACTATCCGCAGCAGCGCAGCCTGCGCCAGGAAATGGCGGGCCGCGGGCTCGAGGCATCGCAGGCGCAGCGGCAGGGGTTCCGGTCGGACCTCGCGGCCCGCGTCAAGACATCGTTCTATCAGGTGCTGCGCCGCGAATCGGAGCTCAACTCCGCGCGCCAGGACCTCGAGATGATGCGGCAGATCCATTCGCGCGCCCGGCTGCGCGTGGAAGTCGGCGAGGCTCCGCGCTACGAGCTGATCAAGGCGGAAACCGAACTGCTCACCGCGCAGAAGAACATGCAGACGGCCGAGCTGCGCGTGGATCAGGCCAAGGCCGGGCTGCGCCAGCAGGTGGGCGGCGGCATGCCGTCGCTGTTCGACGTGCAGGGTACGCTCGGCACCTCGCCCACCGTGCCGGCGCTCGGCATCCTCCACGAGACGATGCTCAGCAACAACGCGGAACTGACGCAGCGCCGCATGGAACTGGAGAAAGCGCGTCTCGGCGTGGACTACCAGCGTTCGCTGCGCTGGCCCGAGGTCTCGGTGCGCGCGCAGACCGATCGCCAGCCCGACAACAAGGTGACGCAGGTCGGCCTGGTCATGACCATTCCGCTGTGGGACCGCCGCAGCGGCCCCGTGGGCGAGGCCACCGCGCAGGCCACGCAGGCGCAGACCGCGCTGGAAGCGCGCCAGTTCGAGCTCATGCAGGAACTGGACACCGCATACCGGCAATACGAGATCACGCAGGCGCAGGTCACGGCGCTGGAGTCCGGCATCGTGCGCGAAGCCGAATCCGCGCTGGGCGTGGCGGAAGCCGCGTACCGCTTCGGCGAGCGCGGCATTCTCGACTTCATCGATGCGCAGCGTGTGCTGCGCAATGCGCGGAACGAGCTTATCGCCGCGCAGTACGAGATGCAGGTTGCCGCCATCCAGATCGAAAAGCTCATGTCCGCGGCGCCCGGTAGCGTTACCGGTCCGATGCCGTCCGCGATGCCCACGTCCCAGATTCCGAATTGA